A region of Prochlorococcus marinus subsp. pastoris str. CCMP1986 DNA encodes the following proteins:
- the kaiB gene encoding circadian clock protein KaiB — translation MVARKTYILKLYVAGNTPNSMRALNTLKEILENEFKGVYALKVIDVLKQPQLAEEDKILATPTLAKILPPPVRRIIGDLSDREKVLIGLDLLFDELSESEYSGGTKN, via the coding sequence ATGGTGGCAAGAAAAACATATATTTTAAAACTTTACGTAGCAGGTAACACTCCCAATTCAATGAGAGCTTTGAATACTCTTAAAGAAATTCTAGAGAATGAATTTAAAGGAGTTTATGCTCTAAAAGTAATAGATGTTCTTAAACAACCTCAACTTGCTGAAGAAGATAAGATTTTGGCAACCCCAACTCTTGCAAAGATTTTACCTCCTCCTGTTAGAAGAATAATTGGTGATTTGTCAGATAGAGAAAAGGTTTTAATTGGATTAGATTTACTTTTTGATGAATTATCAGAGAGTGAATATAGTGGAGGTACAAAAAATTAA